A portion of the Cryptomeria japonica chromosome 5, Sugi_1.0, whole genome shotgun sequence genome contains these proteins:
- the LOC131035758 gene encoding S-adenosylmethionine synthase 2, which yields MDTFLFTSESVNEGHPDKLCDQISDAVLDACLEQDPESKVACETCTKTNMVMVFGEITTKADVDYEQIVRKTCREIGFISDDVGLDADNCKVLVNIEQQSPDIAQGVHGHLTKRPEEIGAGDQGHMFGYATDETPELMPLTHVLATKLGAKLTEVRKNGTCPWLRPDGKTQVTIEYRNEGGARIPERVHTVLISTQHDETVTNDQIAADLKEHVIKPVIPEKYLDENTIFHLNPSGRFVIGGPHGDAGLTGRKIIIDTYGGWGAHGGGAFSGKDPTKVDRSGAYVVRQAAKSVVAAGLARRCIVQVSYAIGVPEPLSVFVDTYGTGSIPDKEILTIIKETFDFRPGMIAINLDLKRGGNHRFQKTAAYGHFGRDDADFTWEIVKPLKVDKAEA from the coding sequence ATGGATACTTTTCTATTCACATCCGAGTCTGTGAACGAGGGACACCCAGACAAGCTGTGCGATCAAATTTCTGATGCAGTCTTGGATGCATGTCTGGAGCAGGATCCTGAAAGTAAGGTAGCATGTGAGACCTGCACCAAGACCAACATGGTTATGGTGTTCGGTGAAATCACTACCAAGGCCGATGTAGATTATGAACAGATTGTACGCAAGACCTGTAGAGAAATCGGCTTTATCTCTGATGATGTTGGTTTGGATGCTGACAACTGCAAGGTGCTGGTGAACATCGAACAGCAGAGCCCTGACATTGCCCAGGGTGTGCATGGACATCTTACCAAGAGGCCCGAGGAGATTGGAGCTGGGGATCAGGGTCACATGTTTGGCTATGCTACTGACGAAACCCCTGAGCTCATGCCTCTCACTCATGTCCTGGCTACCAAGCTGGGTGCTAAGCTTACTGAGGTCAGAAAGAATGGCACTTGCCCTTGGTTGAGGCCCGATGGTAAGACCCAGGTCACCATTGAGTACAGAAATGAAGGAGGTGCCAGGATTCCTGAACGTGTGCACACTGTTCTTATCTCCACTCAGCATGACGAGACCGTCACCAACGACCAGATTGCTGCAGATCTCAAGGAGCATGTCATTAAGCCTGTGATCCCAGAGAAGTACCTTGATGAGAACACCATCTTCCACTTGAATCCATCAGGGAGGTTTGTGATAGGAGGACCCCATGGAGATGCAGGCCTCACTGGCAGGAAGATTATCATTGACACATATGGAGGGTGGGGAGCTCATGGAGGAGGAGCATTCTCTGGCAAAGATCCAACCAAGGTGGATCGGAGTGGAGCATATGTAGTCAGACAAGCTGCCAAGAGTGTTGTGGCAGCTGGGCTTGCAAGGCGATGCATCGTGCAGGTTTCTTATGCCATTGGGGTGCCAGAGCCTCTCTCTGTATTTGTGGACACCTATGGAACAGGGAGTATCCCTGACAAAGAAATCCTCACCATCATCAAGGAGACCTTTGATTTCAGACCTGGCATGATTGCAATCAACTTGGATTTGAAGAGGGGTGGAAATCACAGGTTCCAGAAGACTGCTGCCTATGGCCACTTTGGAAGAGATGACGCCGACTTCACTTGGGAAATTGTTAAGCCCCTCAAGGTAGACAAGGCTGAAGCTTGA